The window GCCGAACACACCCCCGAGCGGTACGCCGCCGCCATCTGCGACGTCTACCAGCACGCCGCCAGGAGGCAGGCGGAATGGGCCGGTCGACCCGGTCGGCCCCAACCGGTCGGGGCATTCGGTAGGTTGAGCGATCGTGGACGTACTCGTCGTTGATCATCCTGTCGCCCAGACGCGGCTCACCGCGATGCGCGATGCCCGTACCGACGCGGCGTCGTTCCGCGCCGCCCTACACGAACTGACCACCACCCTGGTGTACGAGGCCGCGCGCTCATTCCCGATCGTGCGGTACCCGATCCAGACCCCGGTCGCACAGACCGACGGCATCCGGCTGGCCAACCCGCCGCTGCTGGTACCCGTACTCCGGGCCGGCCTCGGGATGGCCGACGCGGCCCTCGCGCTGCTCCCCGAATCGTCCATGGGCTTCGTCGGGCTCGCCCGCGACGAGCACACGTTCGAGCCGCGCGCCTACATGGAGTCGTTGCCCCGCGACCTGGCCGGCCGCCCGGTCCTGGTGCTCGACCCGATGCTCGCCACCGGCGGGTCGCTCGAACACTGTTGCCGGCTGCTCGCCGAACGCGGCTGCACCGACATCACCGTCGTCTGCGTCCTCGCCGCCCCCGACGGCATCGCCCGCCTGGAACGCTCCGGTCTGCCCCTGCGCCTGGTCACCGCCGCCATCGACGAACAACTGGACGACCGCAAGTTCATCGTCCCCGGCCTCGGCGACGCCGGCGACCGCCAATTCGGCGGCATGCCCCGCTTCTAACCCCCGCCCCCGCCCCCGCCCCCGCCCGCCCCCGCCCCCCGCCCGCCCGCCCCCGCCCCGTCGATCTTGCAGTTATGGTGCCTCAGAAGTCGGATTCACGGCCTTTGTGAGGGACCACAACTGCATGATCAACAGGAGGGAGGGGTGGGGAGGAGGGTGGCGGTCCAGGGGGCGGGGGTGGTTTGGTGGAAGGGTTGGGAGGCGTGGAAGGTTTGCGGGGGTTTGCCGAGGACCAGGGGTAGGAAGTTCTGGTCGGAGGGCCGCACGGGGACGGTGCCGGCGAGTACGTCGGCGACCTCGTTCCAGATCAGAGTGCCCTCGGGACATGTCTCTTACGGCGTGCCGGACCAGCGGGTAATGCGGAACAGGAAGCCGAACCAGTTCTCGCCGTTGCGGCCGAAACCGGGCCAGGAGATGGTGCCGGCGAGTTCCAGCGCCTCGCACTCGATGCCGGCTTCCTCGCGGATCTCCCGCCGCATGCCGGCGACAACGTCCTCGCCGGGTTCGAGCTTGCCGCCCAGCCCGTTGTGATAGCCGAAGTGCAGGTCGTCGGGGCGGGTATCGCGCCGGATCATCAGCACTCGGCTGCCGTCGGGGGAGAGTACGTAGCCGAGGGTGGCGAGGATGGCCTGCACCGGGACACCCTACGGCGGGTTGGGGCTGGTGGCGGAGAGGCGACCTTCGCGTTGGTGCGTGGACCGACTACCGTCTCGGGCCATGACTGGTGTTGCGCTGGCCGAAGAACTGCTGTTGCTCGCGTACGACGACGAGTCGGGCAAAGCGACCGGATCGCGGATCGGGCTCGACCTCGCGATGGCCGCCGGGGTCCTGGTGGACCTGGCGCTCGCCGGCCGGGTCGCGTACGCCGACGGTTCGATCGTGGTGAGCGACCCGTCGCCGACCGGGTACCCGATCACCGACGAGGTGTTGGGGCGGATGGCGGCGGACACCCCGCACACGCCGGCCTCGTGGGTGCAGCGGCTCCGGCACGGCCTGCGGGACCGGATCCTGGCCGACCTCGTCGCCCGGGGAGTTGTCCGGGACGTCGACGAGACCGCGCTCGGGCACATCCACGTGCACCGGTACCCGGTGGTGGACCCGACGCTGGAGGCGGAGATCCGGGGCCGGTTGGCGGTCGCGCTCACCGGCGACCAGGTGCCGGACGAGCGTACGGCCGCGCTGGCCGCCCTGGTCGGGGCGAGCCGGATGGAGCCGAGCCTGGGACTGTCCGGCCCGGCCCTGACGGACGCGCACCGAAGGTTGGCGGAGATCGCCGGTGGTGCCGGGTTCACCGGTGAGGTGAGCCTGGAGGATTCCACCATCCGCCCCTCGGTGGCGCTGGTGATCGCCGCCCTGGCGAAGGCGATCACGGCCGCGCTCGGCGCGCCCCGCTGAGAGCCGACGGCTGACCCGAGCGCTCAGCGGGGTTGGAGCAGGCCGTTGCCGGTGGGACGGTTGGTCGTGCCGGGCTGGCCGGGGCGGGCGGTCGGCACCGGGCCGGCGACACCCACGCCCGGTTGAAGCAGGTGGGCGAGTTCGGTGGCCGTCTGCTGGGTGCGTTCCGCCTCGACCTCGGCGGTCACCTCCCACGGGGACCGGACCGGGAGGTAACCGGCCAGGAAACTCCGGGCCAGGACGTCCGCCCGGTCCCGGTCGACACCGGCGCCCGCGGTGCCGTCCAGGCTGATGGTGTCGTGGTCCCGCCGTGCCAGCAGGTCGTTGAGGCGTACCGGGGTCTGCGGGTCGGTGGGGTCGGCGTGGAAGTGCCGGAGCTGGCCGGGCACCGCCGTGGCGCGCAGGTACGACCAGTGGTGGTGCAACGCCGAAGCCAGGCTGACATCTCCGGGGTGCCCGAACTGGTGGCGCCTCGTCTCGGCGAGTTCCTCCGAGACGGCGGCGCAGATCTCGGCGAGCATCGATCGGCGCAGGGCGTACGGGGCCTGTTTGAGCTGCTGGCTGATCACCCGCCCGAACCGGCGGTTGATGATCCGGCGGTTGTTCTTGGCGGCTGCGGTGGCCGGGGCGTCCGTGTACGCGGGTTCGCCGAGGTCGATCTGTGCCGACCGGGACGGGAAGAACCTGGTCAGGCCGTTGGGGTGGAAGAACGTGCCGGGTAGCACCGGCCGCCCGAGCAGGACGTTTCCGCCCAGGTAGAGGAAGTGTTCGGCGAGGCCGGGGATCAGGTGCAGGACCGACTCGATCGCGTACGGGTTGAAGGTGGGCAGGACGGCGTCGGCGGTGAACAGTTCCCGGTGGCCGACCACGGTCAGGCCGGGTTGACGTACGTCCAACCAGCGGGGCACCTGCCCGTCGGTGACCAGGTAGATGTGTCGTAGCCAGGGCGCGTACAGGTGCAGCGAGCGCAGCGAGTGGCGCAGGTCGTCCCGGTCGGGTCGGTGGGGTTCGTCGGCGGTCTGCGTACCGGTCGGTGCCTGCCGGTGCCGGGCCGCCTGGTAGCGCGAACGCCAGTGCGGGTCGGTGCCGTCGAACCAGGTGTAGACGGCGTCGATCGGGAAGGTGACCGCGTCCGCGCCGACCCCGGCGAAGTCGGCCCTGACCGGGTAGCGGGCGTGGTACCCGGCCGGCACGAACGGGTTCAGTGAGGCGCCCGGCACCCGTACGTTCGGTCGGTAGCTGGGCAGGCTCCGGGACAGCGCGTTCGGTCGGGGCGCGGTGAGGCGGCCGTCGTCGGCGTGCCAGAACTCCAGCTCACAGGCGTACGCGGCGCCGTAGGCGAGGTGCTCCCCGGTCCACAGCGGTCGGTAGACGAGGACGACGTCGGCCCGCCGGAGGCGGTGTGGGCGGCGGCCGGGGCGTGGGCGTACGACCCGGCGGTTGGGGCGTCCGACCAGGACACCGGGCAGGCCGGCGACCGCCCGGAGCGCTTCGGTGCGCTGGCTGGCCGGCACGCCGACCCTGCTGCGCAGCCCCCGGTGGTGCGGGATGGCGAAGTGTTCGACCGAGGCGTCGGCGAGCGCGCCGAGGACCCGGTCGAGATTGCCCTGGTGCACGGTGAGCGGGGTGGCGTCGGGGTCGACGTCGGCGGCCACCCTGCGCCCGTCGAGGTGGACCCAGCGCCGCCCGGTGGCCCGTTCGGACCGGTCGTCGTACCACTGGCGCACGGTGACCGCGAGGGTTCCGCCCGGCCGACCCACCCAGCGGGCGAGTTGCACCTGGCGGTCGAAGGGCAGGCGCCGGTGCAGACGTCGTCGGAGGGCGGTCGGGATCAGTGCGTAACAGCGGCGTGCGAGCACACCTGCTGTAACGACTGGTCGCGAGCAAAGGTGGTGGGCCGGGCCCACCCCGGTCAGCCGATGCCGAGCGCCGTGGCGATCTCGGCCCGCAGCGTGACCAGGGCTTCGGTGGCGGACTGCCGGGCCAGCGTGACCGCTCGGGCGGGGTCCGCGTGCCCGTCCGGGCCGTCGGTCGGCGCCACCACCTCCAGGTACGCCTTCAGCTTCGGCTCGGTGCCGGAGGGCCGGATCACCACCCGCGCGGCGGCGGTCCGCAGGATCACCACGTCCGCCTCGGGCAGCAGGTCCTGCACCGAGGTCACCGGGGCGTCGAGCAGGGTGGTCGGGGTGTCGGTCCGGATCCGGTCCATCGCGTCCCGGATCTCCCGCAGGTCGTCGACCCGGAGCGAGAGCTGGTCGGTCAGGTGTACGCCGAACTCGGCGGCGAGTTCGTCCAGCCGGTCGAGCAGCGTACGACCCTCGGCCTTGAGGCCGGCGGCTAGTTCGGCGACGGTCAGGGCGGCGGTGATGCCGTCCTTGTCGCGGACCAGGTCGGGGGCGACGCAGTAGCCGAGCGCCTCCTCGTAGCCGTAGACCAGCGGGGTGTTGCCGGACTCGGCCCGGACGATCCACTTGAACCCGGTCAGCGTCTCGTCGTACGGCAGGCCCCGGGCGGCGCAGACGGCCCGCAGCAGCGAGGAGGAGACGATCGTGGTGGCGTACAGCCCGGTGACGCCGCGTCGGATGAGCCGGTCGGCGAGGAGTATCCCGAGTTCGTCACCGCGCAGCATGCGCCACTGCCCGTCGGGTCCGCGTACCGCGACCGCGCACCGGTCGGCGTCCGGGTCGTTGGCGATGGCCAGGTCCGCGTCGATCTTCTCGGCGAGGGCGAGCAGGAGGTCGGTGGCGCCCGGCTCCTCCGGGTTCGGGAACGCGACGGTGGGGAAGTCGGGGTCCGGTTCGGCCTGCTCGGCGACAACACCGGGTACGCCGAACCCGGCGCGGGCGAAGGCCGCGGTGAACACGGCGGCACCGACACCGTGCAACGGGGTGTACGCCACCTTCAGTTCCCGTGGGCCGTCCGGTTCGAGGACCGCCGCCGCGGCACCCACGTACGCGGCGACGAGGTCGTCACCGAGCACCTCACCGGCCGGGCCGAGCGGCACCTCGTGCAGCGGGCCGACCGCGCGGATGGCGGCCTCGATCTCCGCGTCGGCCGGCGGCACGATCTGCGCCCCCGCGCCCCGGGGACCGCCCAGTTCGGCGCCGAGGTAGACCTTGTAGCCGTTGTCCTGCGGCGGGTTGTGGCTGGCGGTGACCATCACCCCGGCCGCCGCACCGAGCGCCCGTACGGCGTACGCGAGCACCGGGGTGGGCAGCGGTCGGGGGAGCAGGAACGCCGGCCGTCCGGCGCCGGTGGCGATCTGGGCGGTCCGTTCGGCGAACGTACGGGAGCCGTGGCGTGCGTCGTACCCGATCACCAGCGGTCCGGTGGCGGCGCGGGCGGCGAGCCAGCCGACCAGCCCGGCGGCGGCCTGGCTGACCACGGCGAGGTTCATCCCGTTCGGGCCGGCGCGCAGGGGGCCGCGCAGCCCGGCGGTGCCGAAGGTGAGCGGGCCGGCGAACCGGTCGGCCAGCTCGGCGGCGCTGCCCGGCAGTTGGTCGACCAGCGCCCGCAGCTCGTCCCGGGTGGCCGGGTCGGGGTCGTCGGCCAGCCAGGACTCGGCACGGGTACGCAGGTCGTCGGGGTCGTTCGGGTTCGCCGTCACCCCGACTTGATAGCACGGCGGGGGACCCGGTCGGTGAGGGTCCCCCGGTCGGTGGGTCAGCCGATCCCGGTGATGGTGAAGCTGCGGACCATCTCGTCGAAGATCGGCTTGCTCTCCTGGAAGCGCGCGTCCGGGGTGGTGAGGTAGAACTCGTACGCCTTGCCGTCCTGGATGATCGCCCGCCAGATGCCGTGCCGCTTGGTGTCGCCCTCGCCGCAGGTGTATTCCAGCTCGCCGGCCGGCTTGCCGCCGATCTCGACGTCCTGGAGTGCGACCTGGGCGTACGGCTTGGTGCAGGACTTCGAGTCCGGCTTGGCGAGCTGGCCCCCGGCGGCCTCGAGGAACTTGGTCGGGGTCGGGTTGCTGCTGGCCTTCTCGATCAGCACCCGGACCCGGCGACCGGCGTCGGCGGGGTCGGTGAAGTCGATGTAGACCGCGTTCTTGGGGGCGTTCTTCTTCCAGCCCTCCGGCACGTTGACCGACACGCCGCGTTCGGCGTGGGTCTGGACCGGGAACGTCGGCCCGGCCGGTGCGGTGGGGGTCGCCCCGGCCTGGGGTACCGGGGCGGCCGGATCCGAGTCGCCGCCGGACAGGGCGATGATGCCGATCACCAGGACCAGGACCACGCCGCCGGCCGCGGCGAGCTGCATCTTGCGGGGCCAGCCCTTGACCGTGGTGAGGGCGGTGTCGCCGAACCGGCGGGCGCCGGCCACGGCGTTGCCGAGGGCACCGTTACCGCCGGACCGGGAGCCGCCATAGGTGCCGGTGCTGCCGCCCGGGGTGCCGTAGATCGCCGGCCCGGTCTCCTCCCAGCGCCCTCCGGCCGGCATGGCGCCGGTCGGGGTGCTGAGCGCTCCGCCGGCCTTGGTCTGGTCCCCGCCGCCGGAGTGGGCCCCCTGGCCGCCGGACTTGCGTAGCTGGGCCAGCCGGTCGGTCAGCGACTCGCCGGGTGCGAGCATCGCCGAGCCGCCGATCTGGCCGCTGGGCTGCGGGGTCGCGGGCGGGGTCGGCGGCTGCCACGGGGCTCGCTGGGCCGGCACCACCGAGTACGGGTCGGTCACGAAGTGCCCGGCGGCGGTGCTGGCCAGTGGGCCGGCGAGCAGTTCGCGCAGCATGTTGCGCGAGGTGTCCACGTCGAAGCGGCGGGACGGGTCCTTCTCCAGCAGACCCATCAGCACGTCGGTCAGCGGCCCGGACCGGCTCGGCGGTGCGGGCGGGTCCTCGACCACCGCGTGCATGGTCTCGATCGGGTCGCCCCGGTCGAACGGCGGGCGC of the Micromonospora sp. NBC_01796 genome contains:
- the upp gene encoding uracil phosphoribosyltransferase produces the protein MDVLVVDHPVAQTRLTAMRDARTDAASFRAALHELTTTLVYEAARSFPIVRYPIQTPVAQTDGIRLANPPLLVPVLRAGLGMADAALALLPESSMGFVGLARDEHTFEPRAYMESLPRDLAGRPVLVLDPMLATGGSLEHCCRLLAERGCTDITVVCVLAAPDGIARLERSGLPLRLVTAAIDEQLDDRKFIVPGLGDAGDRQFGGMPRF
- a CDS encoding NUDIX domain-containing protein — encoded protein: MQAILATLGYVLSPDGSRVLMIRRDTRPDDLHFGYHNGLGGKLEPGEDVVAGMRREIREEAGIECEALELAGTISWPGFGRNGENWFGFLFRITRWSGTP
- a CDS encoding GOLPH3/VPS74 family protein; the encoded protein is MTGVALAEELLLLAYDDESGKATGSRIGLDLAMAAGVLVDLALAGRVAYADGSIVVSDPSPTGYPITDEVLGRMAADTPHTPASWVQRLRHGLRDRILADLVARGVVRDVDETALGHIHVHRYPVVDPTLEAEIRGRLAVALTGDQVPDERTAALAALVGASRMEPSLGLSGPALTDAHRRLAEIAGGAGFTGEVSLEDSTIRPSVALVIAALAKAITAALGAPR
- a CDS encoding stealth conserved region 3 domain-containing protein, encoding MLARRCYALIPTALRRRLHRRLPFDRQVQLARWVGRPGGTLAVTVRQWYDDRSERATGRRWVHLDGRRVAADVDPDATPLTVHQGNLDRVLGALADASVEHFAIPHHRGLRSRVGVPASQRTEALRAVAGLPGVLVGRPNRRVVRPRPGRRPHRLRRADVVLVYRPLWTGEHLAYGAAYACELEFWHADDGRLTAPRPNALSRSLPSYRPNVRVPGASLNPFVPAGYHARYPVRADFAGVGADAVTFPIDAVYTWFDGTDPHWRSRYQAARHRQAPTGTQTADEPHRPDRDDLRHSLRSLHLYAPWLRHIYLVTDGQVPRWLDVRQPGLTVVGHRELFTADAVLPTFNPYAIESVLHLIPGLAEHFLYLGGNVLLGRPVLPGTFFHPNGLTRFFPSRSAQIDLGEPAYTDAPATAAAKNNRRIINRRFGRVISQQLKQAPYALRRSMLAEICAAVSEELAETRRHQFGHPGDVSLASALHHHWSYLRATAVPGQLRHFHADPTDPQTPVRLNDLLARRDHDTISLDGTAGAGVDRDRADVLARSFLAGYLPVRSPWEVTAEVEAERTQQTATELAHLLQPGVGVAGPVPTARPGQPGTTNRPTGNGLLQPR
- a CDS encoding phospho-sugar mutase, whose translation is MTANPNDPDDLRTRAESWLADDPDPATRDELRALVDQLPGSAAELADRFAGPLTFGTAGLRGPLRAGPNGMNLAVVSQAAAGLVGWLAARAATGPLVIGYDARHGSRTFAERTAQIATGAGRPAFLLPRPLPTPVLAYAVRALGAAAGVMVTASHNPPQDNGYKVYLGAELGGPRGAGAQIVPPADAEIEAAIRAVGPLHEVPLGPAGEVLGDDLVAAYVGAAAAVLEPDGPRELKVAYTPLHGVGAAVFTAAFARAGFGVPGVVAEQAEPDPDFPTVAFPNPEEPGATDLLLALAEKIDADLAIANDPDADRCAVAVRGPDGQWRMLRGDELGILLADRLIRRGVTGLYATTIVSSSLLRAVCAARGLPYDETLTGFKWIVRAESGNTPLVYGYEEALGYCVAPDLVRDKDGITAALTVAELAAGLKAEGRTLLDRLDELAAEFGVHLTDQLSLRVDDLREIRDAMDRIRTDTPTTLLDAPVTSVQDLLPEADVVILRTAAARVVIRPSGTEPKLKAYLEVVAPTDGPDGHADPARAVTLARQSATEALVTLRAEIATALGIG
- a CDS encoding serine/threonine-protein kinase, with the protein product MTQIPTWSGGPVSPTSGRAAPGATIGGRYSLRAAVGHGGMGTVWRAADTLLRRDVAVKEVVLPPGLAPSDRDAMYERTLREARAAAALQHPAVVQVYDVVTEGGRPWIVMELLDARSLADMVIEDGPLAPRAVAKIGIALLGALEVAHAIGVLHRDVKPANVLIASDGRCVLTDFGVARMPTDVQLTTPGMVLGSPHFISPERAMGSDFGPPSDLFSLGVTLYTAVEGRPPFDRGDPIETMHAVVEDPPAPPSRSGPLTDVLMGLLEKDPSRRFDVDTSRNMLRELLAGPLASTAAGHFVTDPYSVVPAQRAPWQPPTPPATPQPSGQIGGSAMLAPGESLTDRLAQLRKSGGQGAHSGGGDQTKAGGALSTPTGAMPAGGRWEETGPAIYGTPGGSTGTYGGSRSGGNGALGNAVAGARRFGDTALTTVKGWPRKMQLAAAGGVVLVLVIGIIALSGGDSDPAAPVPQAGATPTAPAGPTFPVQTHAERGVSVNVPEGWKKNAPKNAVYIDFTDPADAGRRVRVLIEKASSNPTPTKFLEAAGGQLAKPDSKSCTKPYAQVALQDVEIGGKPAGELEYTCGEGDTKRHGIWRAIIQDGKAYEFYLTTPDARFQESKPIFDEMVRSFTITGIG